The following are encoded in a window of Candidatus Fluviicola riflensis genomic DNA:
- a CDS encoding gamma carbonic anhydrase family protein translates to MALVKSCRGIEPQFGADVWLAENATVVGDVIMGDRCSVWFNAVIRGDVNSIRMGNQVNIQDGAVIHCTYEKTKTVLGNNVSVGHNALVHGCTVEDNVLIGMGAIVMDNCYIEANCIIAAGAVLLENTRVESWSIYAGIPAKKVKTLSPELFAGEVQRIANNYVMYSGWFKE, encoded by the coding sequence ATGGCGCTTGTGAAATCGTGCAGGGGAATCGAACCTCAATTTGGTGCTGACGTTTGGTTGGCAGAAAACGCAACAGTGGTGGGTGATGTGATCATGGGTGATCGTTGTTCGGTGTGGTTCAACGCTGTCATACGCGGTGATGTAAATTCCATTCGCATGGGAAACCAGGTCAATATCCAGGACGGCGCGGTGATTCATTGCACCTACGAAAAAACCAAAACGGTTTTGGGAAACAATGTTTCGGTTGGACATAATGCGCTGGTCCACGGCTGTACTGTTGAAGACAATGTGCTCATTGGAATGGGCGCCATTGTGATGGATAATTGTTACATCGAAGCAAATTGTATTATTGCGGCAGGGGCTGTATTACTGGAAAATACACGCGTTGAATCCTGGAGTATTTATGCCGGAATTCCCGCCAAAAAAGTAAAAACGCTTTCACCGGAACTATTCGCTGGCGAAGTACAGCGCATCGCCAATAATTATGTGATGTATTCCGGTTGGTTTAAGGAATAG